The proteins below come from a single Fibrobacterota bacterium genomic window:
- a CDS encoding MarR family transcriptional regulator yields MIRTYDYLQAQVASLLQSHSLTVPQFEVLSTLKSAECPNQQELAQRLQVTKGNLVGLIDRLTERGWVERVQVPGDRRVNGVRITDGGRDMFQKAFPEQLGVVEKMMADLDESELQTLQGLLKKLTPCNKD; encoded by the coding sequence ATGATCCGCACCTATGATTATCTGCAGGCTCAGGTGGCGTCGTTATTGCAATCCCACAGCCTGACCGTTCCTCAATTCGAAGTGCTTTCCACGCTGAAGTCGGCCGAATGCCCCAACCAGCAGGAACTGGCCCAGCGTCTTCAGGTCACCAAAGGCAACCTGGTCGGCCTCATCGATCGGCTCACCGAACGCGGCTGGGTCGAGCGGGTGCAGGTTCCCGGTGATCGTCGCGTTAACGGGGTGCGTATCACGGATGGCGGCCGGGACATGTTCCAAAAGGCCTTTCCTGAACAATTGGGGGTAGTCGAAAAAATGATGGCTGACCTGGACGAAAGCGAACTGCAAACCCTTCAGGGCCTGCTTAAGAAGCTGACGCCTTGCAACAAGGATTGA
- a CDS encoding DoxX family protein yields the protein MHAFFATRPDASGLLLRLALAITMFPHGAQKALGWFGGFGFSKTVGFFVSGGMPAPLAVLVIAAEFLGPIALVLGFFTRWSAFGIGLVMLGAVGMVHSHNGFFMNWMGNQKGEGIEYFIPVIAIALVLLVNGGGRFALDAILAKRIFKGSQA from the coding sequence ATGCATGCTTTCTTCGCGACCCGGCCGGATGCCTCAGGTCTCCTCCTTCGACTGGCCCTGGCCATTACCATGTTCCCCCACGGAGCGCAGAAAGCCCTGGGATGGTTCGGCGGTTTCGGGTTCTCCAAGACCGTCGGCTTTTTCGTGAGCGGTGGCATGCCGGCGCCCCTCGCCGTCCTGGTCATCGCGGCGGAGTTCCTGGGTCCGATAGCCTTGGTCCTGGGGTTCTTCACGCGTTGGTCCGCCTTCGGCATCGGCCTGGTGATGCTGGGCGCGGTGGGAATGGTGCATTCCCATAACGGCTTCTTCATGAACTGGATGGGCAACCAGAAGGGCGAGGGCATCGAATATTTCATTCCCGTGATCGCCATCGCCTTGGTTCTGCTCGTGAATGGCGGCGGACGTTTTGCCTTGGATGCAATCCTCGCGAAACGAATTTTCAAGGGCTCCCAGGCTTAA
- a CDS encoding NADP-dependent oxidoreductase produces the protein MSTQSQNQTETLNPAGQTTMKAVRIHAFGGPEVMRYEDAPRPQPKSGEVLIKVKASSANPADYKMASGLFGQLPLPATLGFDFSGTVEDLGPGVTKWKVGDDVFGTALGSLAGYRVSPQGELAAKPAGLEHAKAVTLPVAAQTAWKALFDTAQLKAGQKVLIQGGAGGVGGFAIQLAKDKGIFVAATASGRNQAYLKRLGADLAIDYGQTRFEDVARDFDAVFDTVGGEVQSRSFRSLRKGGILVSIVQPPSQEEAAKYGVKAEMIRNSMNPEALEYMAGLAAAGKLQIEIAATFPLAETAKAMEILKAGHTRGKIVILVG, from the coding sequence ATGAGCACGCAATCCCAGAACCAAACGGAAACCCTGAACCCAGCCGGGCAAACCACCATGAAAGCCGTACGCATCCATGCCTTCGGCGGCCCGGAGGTAATGCGATACGAAGACGCGCCGCGGCCGCAACCGAAATCCGGCGAAGTTCTGATCAAGGTGAAGGCCTCGTCGGCGAACCCGGCGGATTACAAGATGGCCAGCGGTCTTTTCGGGCAATTGCCATTGCCCGCCACCCTGGGCTTCGATTTTTCCGGCACGGTGGAAGACCTCGGCCCGGGAGTGACGAAGTGGAAGGTGGGCGACGACGTGTTCGGAACCGCTTTGGGTAGCTTAGCCGGATATCGCGTATCCCCGCAAGGTGAGCTGGCAGCCAAGCCCGCGGGCCTCGAGCATGCGAAGGCGGTGACCTTGCCGGTGGCGGCCCAGACGGCTTGGAAGGCCCTGTTCGACACGGCCCAATTGAAGGCGGGACAGAAGGTTCTGATCCAGGGCGGCGCGGGTGGCGTAGGCGGCTTCGCGATCCAGCTGGCGAAGGACAAAGGCATATTCGTCGCGGCTACCGCATCGGGAAGGAACCAGGCTTACCTGAAGAGGCTGGGCGCCGATCTCGCCATCGATTATGGTCAAACCCGTTTCGAGGACGTGGCGCGCGATTTCGACGCGGTCTTCGATACCGTAGGCGGGGAAGTCCAGTCGCGATCCTTCCGGTCCTTAAGGAAAGGCGGCATCCTGGTCTCCATCGTGCAGCCGCCGTCCCAGGAAGAGGCCGCCAAATACGGCGTTAAGGCCGAGATGATCAGGAACTCGATGAACCCGGAGGCCCTGGAATACATGGCCGGTTTGGCCGCGGCGGGCAAGCTCCAAATCGAGATCGCGGCCACTTTCCCGTTAGCGGAAACCGCGAAGGCGATGGAAATACTCAAGGCCGGCCACACGCGGGGCAAGATCGTGATTCTCGTAGGATAA
- a CDS encoding NAD(P)H-dependent oxidoreductase, protein MKLLHIDSSASPGPSWSRRLTAGFAEDWRDRRPGREILYRDLNARPAHAVTSDLLEAIYAPKGSELAPHKLGALDASNALVEEFLSADAYVFGVPMYNFSVPGSFKAWIDHVVRIGRTWVRGPKGMEGLVKGRKMLIISTRSGDYGKGGPRESFDFHEPYLRKIFGLVGIEDIDYLPVINSPAHDRSERAFAEAQANLIAIADRWESDLDASRSDAGAGGNLAA, encoded by the coding sequence ATGAAGTTATTGCATATCGATTCCAGCGCCAGCCCGGGCCCCTCTTGGTCCCGGCGGCTTACGGCGGGCTTCGCGGAAGATTGGCGGGATCGCCGTCCCGGCAGGGAAATCCTCTATCGGGATCTCAACGCGCGCCCGGCGCACGCGGTCACCAGCGATTTGCTGGAAGCCATTTATGCCCCCAAAGGCAGCGAGCTGGCGCCCCACAAGCTCGGGGCGTTGGACGCATCCAACGCCTTGGTGGAGGAATTCCTGTCCGCTGATGCCTACGTGTTCGGCGTGCCGATGTACAATTTCTCCGTCCCAGGATCGTTCAAGGCCTGGATCGATCACGTTGTCCGCATTGGCCGCACCTGGGTGCGCGGGCCCAAGGGCATGGAGGGGCTCGTGAAGGGCCGCAAGATGCTCATCATATCCACGCGGTCGGGTGACTACGGGAAGGGCGGTCCGAGGGAAAGCTTCGACTTCCACGAACCGTATTTGCGCAAGATATTCGGACTAGTGGGCATCGAAGACATCGACTACTTGCCGGTAATCAACAGTCCCGCCCACGATCGATCCGAACGCGCCTTCGCGGAAGCCCAGGCGAACCTTATCGCCATCGCAGATCGGTGGGAATCCGATCTGGACGCCAGCCGGTCCGATGCCGGGGCGGGCGGAAACCTGGCCGCATAA